In a genomic window of bacterium:
- a CDS encoding ATP-binding cassette domain-containing protein, with the protein VFLFSGDIKGNIRLNKDLSDEKVREIARQVHADTFIERLPQKYDQEVKERGVTLSSGERQLLSFARALAFDPPVLVLDEATANIDSATEKLIQDALDILMRGRTSIVIAHRLSTIKHVDRIYVLHKGQIKEVGTHQELLKKRGVYYNLYQLQHGKESE; encoded by the coding sequence CGTGTTCCTGTTCTCCGGGGACATCAAGGGCAACATCCGGCTGAACAAGGATCTGTCCGATGAAAAGGTGAGGGAGATCGCCCGCCAGGTCCACGCCGACACCTTCATCGAACGGCTGCCGCAGAAATACGACCAGGAGGTCAAGGAGCGGGGGGTGACCCTTTCTTCCGGGGAGCGTCAGCTGCTGTCCTTTGCCCGGGCCCTGGCCTTTGACCCGCCGGTGCTGGTGCTGGACGAGGCCACCGCCAACATCGATTCGGCCACCGAGAAGCTGATCCAGGACGCCCTGGATATTTTGATGCGGGGCCGCACCTCCATAGTCATCGCCCACCGGCTCTCCACCATCAAGCACGTGGACCGGATCTACGTCCTGCACAAGGGACAGATCAAGGAAGTGGGCACCCACCAGGAACTGCTGAAGAAGCGCGGGGTCTACTACAACCTCTACCAGCTGCAGCACGGCAAAGAATCCGAATGA